The following are encoded in a window of Flavobacterium sp. WC2421 genomic DNA:
- the groES gene encoding co-chaperone GroES → MALNIKPLSDRVLIEPVAAETKTASGIFIPDTAKEKPQKGTVVAVGSGTKDHSMTVKIGDSVLYGKYAGTELKLEGKDYLIMREDDILAII, encoded by the coding sequence ATGGCTTTAAACATTAAACCACTTTCAGACCGTGTTCTTATTGAACCAGTTGCTGCTGAAACAAAAACTGCTTCAGGAATTTTCATTCCAGATACTGCAAAAGAGAAACCACAAAAAGGAACTGTTGTTGCTGTAGGAAGCGGAACAAAAGATCACTCCATGACTGTTAAAATTGGTGATTCTGTTCTTTACGGTAAATATGCAGGTACTGAATTAAAATTGGAAGGTAAAGATTACTTGATAATGAGAGAAGATGATATTCTTGCAATAATTTAA
- a CDS encoding LptE family protein, with protein sequence MKKLHYTLLIALLFALNSCSVYNFTGTGKIDAKTFQVNFFQNNADLIEPGIDRTFTLALQDIIQNQTNLNLVKTGGDLTYEGEIVDYRISPMTATADQKASQNRLKIRVNVRFTNKNKEVDNFEKTFEFYYDYPATQQLGGATLSNALKEIFDRITQDIFNESLAKW encoded by the coding sequence ATGAAAAAACTACACTATACCCTCTTAATCGCTTTACTATTTGCACTTAACAGTTGCTCAGTATATAACTTTACAGGAACTGGAAAAATTGATGCCAAAACATTTCAAGTCAACTTTTTTCAAAATAATGCTGACCTGATTGAACCCGGAATTGACCGTACATTCACACTGGCGCTTCAAGATATTATACAGAATCAAACCAACCTAAATTTAGTGAAAACAGGAGGTGATTTGACATACGAAGGAGAAATTGTAGATTACAGAATAAGCCCAATGACTGCAACAGCGGATCAAAAAGCGTCTCAAAACCGTTTAAAGATTAGAGTAAATGTTCGATTTACAAACAAAAATAAAGAAGTAGATAATTTTGAAAAAACTTTTGAATTTTATTATGATTATCCAGCTACGCAACAATTAGGCGGAGCAACCTTGAGTAATGCTTTAAAAGAAATTTTTGACAGAATAACACAAGATATCTTTAACGAGTCACTAGCTAAGTGGTAG
- a CDS encoding tetratricopeptide repeat protein, producing MNVTDYTYLINKPNTITENQTEALTKVLDEFPFFQSARALRLKGLYNQNSFKYNFALKVTAAHTTDRTVLFDFITSDSFIAIQKEFYDKKSLELLDITVIDSEVVISKENLKIEKTPIEQSILTSIKKASNETIDSTKIVEEKLAIGKPLDFSKNETHSFQEWLQLSRTQPIIREPEVNKTPENTVLDETKKKKAKLIDRFIESSPKISPVKHGVPSTIHIDINKDDNSSLMTETLARVYLEQKKYQKAIQAYDILILKYPEKSSFFADRISDIKILQQNNNN from the coding sequence ATGAACGTAACCGATTATACTTACTTAATTAATAAACCAAATACGATTACAGAAAATCAAACAGAAGCTTTAACAAAAGTGCTGGATGAGTTTCCTTTTTTTCAAAGTGCAAGAGCTTTGCGATTAAAAGGACTGTATAATCAAAATAGTTTTAAGTATAATTTTGCATTAAAAGTTACGGCAGCCCATACAACAGACAGAACCGTTTTATTTGATTTTATCACTTCGGATAGTTTTATTGCGATTCAAAAAGAATTTTATGACAAGAAATCACTTGAGCTTCTTGACATAACTGTAATCGATAGTGAAGTCGTTATTTCAAAAGAAAATTTAAAGATAGAGAAAACACCTATAGAACAATCTATTCTCACTTCTATTAAGAAAGCTTCAAATGAAACTATTGACAGCACAAAAATAGTTGAAGAAAAATTGGCCATAGGCAAGCCTTTGGATTTTTCTAAAAATGAGACACACTCTTTTCAGGAATGGCTTCAGCTTTCTAGAACACAACCTATAATAAGAGAACCCGAAGTCAATAAAACTCCAGAAAACACTGTTCTGGATGAGACAAAAAAGAAAAAAGCAAAACTAATTGACCGCTTTATCGAATCAAGTCCTAAGATTTCACCTGTAAAACATGGAGTACCTTCCACTATTCATATTGACATTAATAAAGACGATAATTCGTCATTAATGACCGAAACTTTGGCAAGAGTCTATTTGGAACAAAAAAAATATCAAAAAGCGATTCAAGCTTATGATATATTAATTTTGAAATATCCAGAAAAAAGTAGTTTCTTTGCAGACCGTATATCGGATATTAAGATTTTACAACAAAACAATAATAATTAA
- a CDS encoding sigma-54 interaction domain-containing protein yields the protein MDTVQAIKQRFEIIGNDPKLNRAIEKAIQVAPTDISVLVVGESGVGKESIPKIIHSLSHRKHGKYIAVNCGAIPEGTIDSELFGHEKGAFTGATSTREGYFEVADGGTIFLDEVGELPLTTQVRLLRVLENGEFIKVGSSQVQKTDVRIVAATNVNLFDAIEKGKFREDLYYRLSTVDILLPPLRDRKDDIHLLFRKFAADFAHKYKMPPLKLDENAVQVLQKFRWSGNIRQLRNVAEQISVLETNRDISAQTLQSYLPSEGSNLPSVIKDKKAESDFSTERDILYKVLFDMKSDLHDLKKLTLELMKSGASKAQDINPSLIQKIYGSKENDSEIDFEEEPRTALISTPNKEERYEENDENYLFAETIEEEEVLRLEQKEIEMIKKSLEKNKGKRKAAADELGISERTLYRKIKQFDL from the coding sequence ATGGATACAGTTCAAGCCATAAAACAACGATTTGAAATTATTGGAAATGATCCAAAATTAAATCGTGCCATAGAAAAAGCCATTCAAGTTGCCCCAACCGATATTTCAGTACTGGTTGTAGGTGAAAGTGGTGTAGGTAAAGAAAGTATACCTAAAATAATACATTCGCTATCCCATAGAAAACACGGTAAATATATTGCTGTTAACTGTGGTGCCATTCCTGAAGGAACAATTGATAGTGAACTTTTTGGTCATGAAAAAGGAGCTTTTACGGGAGCAACAAGTACCCGTGAAGGGTATTTTGAAGTGGCTGATGGGGGAACTATTTTCCTAGATGAAGTAGGTGAATTACCATTAACTACCCAAGTGAGATTACTTCGTGTTTTAGAAAATGGCGAATTTATTAAAGTAGGTTCTTCTCAAGTTCAAAAAACAGATGTTCGTATTGTAGCTGCAACCAACGTCAACTTATTTGATGCCATCGAAAAAGGAAAATTTCGTGAAGATTTGTATTACCGTTTAAGTACAGTAGATATTCTTTTACCTCCTTTAAGGGACCGAAAAGATGATATTCATTTATTGTTTAGAAAATTTGCTGCTGATTTTGCTCATAAATATAAAATGCCCCCATTAAAACTAGATGAAAATGCAGTTCAAGTGTTACAAAAATTTCGTTGGAGTGGAAACATCCGTCAATTACGAAATGTAGCGGAACAAATTTCAGTATTAGAAACAAATAGAGACATTTCCGCTCAAACCTTACAATCCTATTTGCCTTCAGAAGGGAGTAACTTACCATCGGTTATTAAAGATAAAAAAGCAGAAAGCGACTTTAGTACCGAAAGAGATATTTTATACAAAGTGCTTTTTGACATGAAAAGTGATTTACATGATTTGAAAAAACTAACTCTAGAATTAATGAAAAGTGGTGCATCAAAAGCACAGGACATCAATCCTTCTTTAATTCAGAAAATATATGGTTCGAAAGAAAATGACAGTGAAATAGACTTTGAAGAAGAACCAAGAACTGCTTTAATTTCCACACCAAATAAAGAAGAACGTTACGAAGAAAATGACGAGAATTATTTGTTTGCGGAGACTATTGAAGAAGAAGAAGTTTTAAGATTGGAACAAAAAGAAATCGAAATGATTAAGAAATCATTAGAAAAAAACAAAGGAAAACGTAAAGCAGCTGCAGATGAACTTGGGATTTCTGAAAGGACATTATACCGAAAAATTAAGCAATTCGACCTTTAA
- the secG gene encoding preprotein translocase subunit SecG, translating to MSTFSIFLVLITIVCFLLIVVIMVQNPKGGGLSSTLGGSTQMGGVQKTTDFLDKSTWTLATILIALILLSSLSFTGTLSDTDSKIIDNTQTAAPASPVQNTPAPTTPAK from the coding sequence ATGAGCACATTTTCAATTTTTTTAGTTTTAATCACAATAGTTTGTTTTCTATTGATCGTAGTAATAATGGTTCAAAACCCTAAAGGTGGTGGACTTTCTTCTACATTAGGAGGATCGACTCAAATGGGTGGTGTACAAAAAACAACAGACTTTTTGGACAAGAGTACTTGGACATTAGCTACAATTTTAATTGCATTAATATTACTTTCTAGTTTGAGTTTTACTGGAACATTAAGCGATACTGATTCTAAAATCATTGACAATACACAAACTGCAGCTCCTGCTTCGCCAGTACAAAACACACCTGCACCAACAACACCTGCAAAATAA